One Bacteriovorax sp. PP10 DNA window includes the following coding sequences:
- a CDS encoding GIY-YIG nuclease family protein yields the protein MNWFVYVILTAKGKLYTGISTDPERRFVEHLCDRKKGAKFFRSDSPVVMIHLEEFDTMSEALKREIAIKNWPTAKKRKTFLSNLQYELSV from the coding sequence ATGAATTGGTTCGTCTACGTTATACTAACTGCTAAAGGCAAACTCTACACAGGGATCTCTACAGATCCTGAAAGAAGATTTGTCGAGCATTTATGTGACAGAAAAAAAGGCGCCAAATTTTTTAGAAGTGACTCACCCGTAGTGATGATTCATCTCGAAGAATTCGATACCATGTCAGAAGCACTAAAACGAGAAATTGCCATCAAGAACTGGCCGACAGCTAAAAAGCGCAAAACTTTTTTAAGCAACCTTCAATACGAGTTAAGCGTATGA
- a CDS encoding HD domain-containing protein — MNNFEKLFSEKIQNVLGCLDPAHDLAHVTRVVSTAKKLALEENANLEVVIPAAWLHDLVNLPKNHPDRKKASVLAADEALVFLQSVNYSQKYFKEIHHAICAHSFSANIKPETLEAQIVQDADRLDALGAIGLARLFAITTQLGRPFYDFNDPFAQNRPLDDKDFGIDHIYIKLEKISNSMNTKSARVEALRRFKFIEEFLDELKKEI; from the coding sequence ATGAACAATTTCGAAAAACTTTTCTCAGAAAAAATCCAGAACGTCTTAGGATGTCTTGATCCTGCTCATGATCTCGCTCACGTCACAAGAGTCGTTTCCACTGCTAAAAAATTAGCTCTTGAAGAAAACGCTAACCTTGAAGTTGTGATACCGGCAGCATGGTTACATGATTTAGTTAATCTTCCCAAAAATCATCCTGATAGAAAAAAGGCTTCAGTGCTTGCGGCCGATGAGGCCCTGGTTTTCTTACAATCAGTGAATTACTCACAAAAATATTTTAAAGAAATCCATCACGCAATTTGTGCACATAGTTTTTCTGCCAATATTAAACCAGAAACTCTGGAAGCTCAGATTGTTCAGGATGCGGATCGTCTCGATGCCTTAGGTGCTATTGGGCTTGCCAGGCTGTTTGCGATTACTACCCAACTAGGTAGACCTTTTTACGATTTTAACGATCCATTTGCCCAAAATCGCCCATTAGATGACAAAGACTTTGGAATAGATCATATTTACATAAAGCTCGAAAAGATTTCTAACTCGATGAATACTAAATCGGCCCGCGTCGAAGCGCTGCGAAGATTCAAATTTATTGAAGAATTTTTAGACGAATTAAAAAAAGAAATATAG